A single region of the Candidatus Zymogenus saltonus genome encodes:
- a CDS encoding ABC transporter ATP-binding protein, whose product MSRGDVVGGSGFLEVSNIETLYGKITALKGISLTVEKGSIVTILGANGAGKTTILKTIAGLLEEQPEKGKIVFNGKNIERKKAENLVSLGISYVPEGREVFPELTVKENLRMGSYRRRDKDGINADYERMLEHFPVLGERGTQLAGTLSGGEQQMLAIARGLMSRPKLLMLDEPSLGLAPILVREIFEIIREINKEGVTILLVEQNANMALHIADYGYVLETGRIVLSDTCENLMENEDVREFYLGAVKEDSVKGFKRYKRKKRWR is encoded by the coding sequence ATGAGCAGGGGGGATGTCGTGGGAGGGTCGGGCTTTCTGGAGGTGTCGAACATAGAAACCCTCTACGGCAAGATAACGGCACTGAAAGGCATCTCGCTCACAGTCGAAAAAGGGAGCATCGTCACGATCCTCGGGGCGAACGGCGCGGGAAAGACGACGATTCTAAAGACGATCGCCGGCCTTCTCGAAGAACAGCCGGAGAAGGGAAAGATCGTTTTTAACGGCAAAAACATCGAACGAAAGAAAGCCGAAAACCTCGTCTCTCTGGGGATATCGTACGTCCCGGAGGGGAGGGAGGTCTTCCCGGAGCTTACGGTCAAAGAGAACCTAAGGATGGGTTCCTACAGAAGGAGGGACAAGGACGGCATCAACGCCGACTACGAGCGAATGCTTGAACACTTCCCCGTATTGGGGGAGAGGGGAACGCAGCTTGCCGGCACCCTCTCAGGTGGGGAGCAGCAGATGCTGGCCATCGCCAGGGGGCTGATGTCCCGCCCGAAGCTTTTGATGCTGGATGAGCCGTCGCTGGGGCTTGCGCCAATTCTGGTAAGGGAGATATTCGAGATAATAAGGGAGATCAATAAAGAGGGGGTTACGATCCTCCTCGTGGAGCAAAACGCAAACATGGCCCTTCACATCGCGGACTACGGCTACGTCCTAGAGACCGGGAGGATAGTCCTCTCCGACACCTGCGAGAACCTCATGGAGAACGAGGACGTCAGGGAGTTTTACCTCGGGGCTGTCAAGGAGGACTCGGTCAAGGGGTTCAAGCGCTACAAGAGAAAAAAGAGGTGGAGGTAG
- a CDS encoding ABC transporter ATP-binding protein: MSILTVSNLSIAFGGISALSDVSFELEKGQIFSIIGPNGAGKTTIFNCISGNYRPDGGKIFFKDIDITKKKPHRVAKLGIARTFQNIELFSHMTALDNILLGRHLHMKGGVVRSMLSFTEFMAREEIENRKVAEEIIDFLDLQSARNQFVINLPYGTRKLVELGRALATNPVIMLLDEPSAGMNLEEREDLMIWIKDIRDDFGITIILVEHDMNLIMSISDEIMALNFGRKIARGKPEEIQKHPEVIRAYLGEEEAANE, encoded by the coding sequence ATGTCCATCCTGACCGTATCCAATTTGTCAATCGCCTTTGGGGGGATTTCCGCCCTCTCGGACGTGTCCTTTGAGCTTGAAAAGGGGCAGATATTCTCCATCATCGGCCCGAACGGGGCGGGAAAGACGACCATTTTCAACTGCATCAGCGGAAACTACAGGCCGGACGGCGGCAAGATATTTTTTAAAGACATTGACATAACCAAAAAGAAGCCCCACAGGGTTGCCAAGCTGGGCATCGCCCGGACGTTTCAGAACATCGAGCTCTTCTCCCACATGACCGCCCTCGATAACATCCTATTGGGCAGGCACCTCCATATGAAGGGAGGCGTGGTGAGGTCGATGCTCTCCTTTACCGAGTTCATGGCGAGAGAGGAGATAGAGAACCGGAAGGTCGCCGAGGAGATCATCGACTTTTTGGACCTCCAGTCGGCGAGGAACCAGTTTGTCATAAACCTCCCCTACGGCACGAGGAAGCTCGTGGAGCTGGGGCGGGCGCTCGCGACCAATCCCGTGATCATGCTTTTGGACGAGCCGTCGGCGGGAATGAACCTCGAGGAGAGGGAAGACCTGATGATCTGGATCAAGGACATCCGGGACGATTTCGGGATAACCATAATCCTTGTCGAGCACGATATGAACCTGATCATGAGCATCTCCGACGAGATCATGGCTCTGAACTTCGGAAGGAAGATCGCCCGGGGAAAGCCGGAGGAGATCCAGAAGCACCCCGAGGTTATAAGGGCCTATCTGGGGGAGGAGGAGGCCGCAAATGAGTAA
- a CDS encoding ABC transporter substrate-binding protein: MKAFRLFAVFVLIFGLFCVIGCEPKPAEEVPGVTDTEILIGTTGPLTGPANAWGAVQRAMETYFKAINAEGGINGRNLKIVILDDGYMPPNALTNVKKLVEEEKVFAIVGVLGAANVEAVKDYIDKSDVPWIGVIGGNRSISEPPLDNVFVGYPQYYLGAQALVNYAAKDLGVKTIGVFYQNDEFGGDGLAGAEKAATENGIEVVERVAYEVSDTDFSAHALKMKQANPDAVVIYGTARHSALFVGTCAQLGFLPQWLGTSAISDPVMIKLLGKAWDGAIVANFAPNPQGDSEGALWYRKALEEYAESDVDKAIGTFTIAGFYFAEYLVEGLKKVKGPLTRESLIKSMNSFKNVSGMFIHDVTYSKKDHRGQTSFYLMKANAETGELEDITGWFYPAE; encoded by the coding sequence ATGAAAGCGTTTAGACTATTTGCAGTTTTCGTTCTAATCTTCGGGCTCTTTTGTGTTATCGGATGTGAGCCAAAACCGGCGGAGGAGGTGCCCGGCGTTACGGACACCGAGATACTGATCGGAACCACCGGCCCCCTGACCGGCCCCGCCAATGCATGGGGCGCCGTCCAGCGGGCAATGGAGACCTACTTCAAGGCGATAAACGCCGAGGGGGGGATAAACGGCAGGAACCTCAAGATAGTTATCCTGGATGACGGCTACATGCCCCCCAACGCCCTCACCAACGTGAAGAAGCTTGTCGAAGAGGAGAAGGTCTTTGCTATCGTCGGGGTCCTCGGGGCCGCTAACGTCGAGGCCGTAAAGGACTACATCGACAAGAGCGATGTTCCCTGGATCGGGGTCATCGGCGGCAACCGCTCCATATCCGAGCCGCCGCTGGATAATGTATTCGTTGGCTATCCCCAGTACTATCTGGGTGCGCAGGCGCTTGTAAACTACGCCGCAAAGGACCTCGGCGTTAAGACGATCGGCGTGTTCTACCAGAACGACGAGTTCGGCGGTGACGGGCTTGCCGGGGCGGAGAAGGCCGCAACGGAGAACGGCATCGAGGTGGTGGAGAGGGTGGCCTACGAGGTGTCCGACACCGATTTTTCCGCCCACGCCCTCAAGATGAAGCAGGCCAATCCTGATGCGGTTGTGATCTACGGCACCGCTAGGCACTCAGCCCTCTTTGTAGGAACCTGCGCACAGCTGGGATTTCTGCCCCAATGGCTGGGCACCAGCGCCATTTCCGATCCCGTTATGATCAAGCTTCTGGGCAAGGCCTGGGACGGCGCCATAGTGGCGAACTTCGCGCCGAATCCCCAGGGGGATTCCGAGGGAGCCTTATGGTACAGGAAGGCGCTGGAGGAGTACGCAGAGAGCGATGTGGACAAGGCCATAGGGACGTTTACCATAGCCGGCTTCTACTTTGCCGAGTACCTCGTGGAAGGTTTGAAGAAGGTGAAGGGCCCCCTGACCAGGGAGTCCCTTATCAAGTCGATGAACTCTTTCAAGAACGTTTCGGGAATGTTCATTCACGACGTGACCTACTCTAAAAAGGATCACAGGGGACAGACCTCCTTCTACCTTATGAAGGCGAACGCAGAGACCGGAGAGTTGGAGGATATAACCGGCTGGTTCTATCCCGCGGAGTGA
- a CDS encoding branched-chain amino acid ABC transporter permease, producing MDGDITYLTLQGLAVGSLYGMIALGVVLIYKTSEVLNFAHGNMGMFITFCCYTLMEKHMPRIIVAVNSFSGGGGGIEGGLPLTLAFILILVIIFISAFILGAAIEFFTLRPITKWKVILFIAATLAGCIFFLIRSNMPAFYSCLIFFIFFVIEFFTMGPAKEPTQLGLIVVTIGLWLALDGVASSRFGTQDHALPNPMGPENFKMIAFWNIEVSQLDLIILVITALLIVLLFFFFRFSKVGTAMRATSQVESAARLMGIKTKRIFALTWGMSSVLGAIAGILTAAKFYLNTNTMLFPFLKAFAAATMGGLTSLPGAIIGGWILGITENLFGFYVSMDLKTPFAFLVIVIVLCIRPSGLLARHYVKKV from the coding sequence ATGGATGGAGATATTACATATTTGACTCTGCAGGGTCTGGCGGTGGGAAGCCTCTACGGGATGATCGCCCTGGGGGTCGTCCTGATCTACAAGACGTCGGAGGTCTTGAACTTCGCCCACGGAAACATGGGGATGTTTATCACCTTCTGCTGCTATACCCTGATGGAAAAGCATATGCCCCGGATTATCGTGGCCGTAAATTCCTTTTCAGGGGGAGGGGGGGGAATAGAGGGGGGGCTTCCCCTGACGCTTGCGTTTATTCTGATCCTCGTAATAATATTTATCTCGGCGTTTATTCTGGGGGCCGCGATAGAGTTCTTCACGCTGAGGCCGATCACAAAGTGGAAGGTCATTTTATTCATAGCGGCCACCCTCGCGGGATGCATCTTCTTCCTGATACGCTCAAATATGCCGGCCTTCTATTCCTGCCTGATCTTTTTTATCTTTTTTGTAATCGAGTTTTTCACGATGGGGCCGGCCAAGGAGCCGACTCAGCTGGGCCTGATAGTCGTTACGATAGGGCTCTGGCTCGCTCTCGACGGGGTGGCCAGCAGCAGGTTCGGCACCCAGGATCACGCTCTGCCCAACCCGATGGGGCCGGAGAACTTCAAGATGATCGCTTTTTGGAACATCGAGGTAAGCCAGCTCGACCTGATCATCCTCGTCATAACGGCGCTCCTCATCGTACTGCTTTTTTTCTTCTTCAGATTTTCAAAGGTAGGGACCGCCATGCGGGCGACCTCTCAGGTGGAATCGGCGGCAAGGCTCATGGGGATCAAGACCAAGAGGATATTCGCCCTTACCTGGGGTATGAGCTCCGTCCTCGGCGCAATAGCGGGGATTCTCACCGCCGCGAAGTTCTATCTGAATACGAACACGATGCTGTTTCCGTTTCTGAAGGCCTTTGCCGCCGCGACAATGGGGGGGTTGACGAGCCTTCCGGGGGCCATCATCGGGGGGTGGATACTGGGGATTACGGAAAACCTCTTCGGATTTTACGTGTCGATGGATCTAAAAACGCCCTTCGCCTTTCTGGTGATCGTTATCGTTCTGTGCATCAGGCCGTCGGGGCTTCTGGCGAGGCATTACGTAAAGAAGGTGTAA
- a CDS encoding branched-chain amino acid ABC transporter permease yields the protein MDLKRNYYEDIKLIKSNFIGVWTLILLVFLLFFPLFATSFNTHIASTLFINIIIAIGLNILVGYTGQVSLGHAGFLAIGAYTSVLLVMKAGFPMLLAIPTAGLMAALFGFILGLPALRMEGPYLAIATLGFGIAVEQVLGVWDTVLGLFIRFVNLFINLPARIVFGFRGGGGGGEFVPPLDFGPALEFLKGLTGGRMGLKTPTFAIFDTMDTDIFIGAIRLTPDKQVYYLILFITVILVLFAVNLMKSRIGRAFIAIRDSEIAAETVGVNLTYYRTLAFAISAFYAGMAGALQAHMVQFVAPMQYSLISSITMLAIIVVGGLGSILGSIAGAVLFTILPQFLSGHGDLNVIVTGAIMVVIIMLEPLGIRGIWIRLKVYWMMWPF from the coding sequence TTATGAGGATATAAAGCTCATAAAGAGTAATTTCATCGGTGTCTGGACTTTAATCCTGCTTGTTTTTCTCTTATTCTTCCCGCTTTTCGCAACCAGCTTCAACACACACATAGCAAGCACACTTTTTATCAACATAATAATAGCCATAGGCTTAAATATACTTGTGGGATATACGGGGCAGGTGTCGCTGGGTCATGCGGGCTTCCTTGCCATAGGAGCCTACACCTCGGTTCTGCTGGTGATGAAGGCCGGCTTCCCCATGCTCCTGGCGATTCCCACGGCGGGCCTGATGGCGGCTCTCTTCGGCTTTATACTCGGGCTTCCGGCCCTGAGGATGGAGGGACCCTATCTGGCGATTGCTACCCTCGGCTTTGGGATCGCCGTCGAGCAGGTGCTCGGCGTCTGGGACACCGTGCTCGGGTTATTCATCAGGTTTGTGAATTTATTCATAAATCTGCCGGCGAGGATCGTCTTTGGTTTCAGGGGGGGCGGAGGCGGGGGGGAGTTTGTCCCGCCCCTCGATTTCGGGCCGGCCCTGGAGTTTCTGAAGGGATTGACCGGCGGAAGGATGGGCCTGAAGACTCCCACTTTTGCGATATTCGACACGATGGACACCGATATTTTCATCGGGGCGATAAGGCTGACGCCGGATAAGCAGGTCTATTACCTGATACTCTTTATTACGGTCATTTTGGTACTTTTTGCCGTCAACCTGATGAAGTCGAGGATAGGGAGGGCCTTCATAGCGATAAGGGACAGCGAGATAGCGGCCGAGACCGTGGGGGTGAATCTCACCTACTACAGGACGCTCGCCTTTGCGATCTCCGCCTTTTATGCGGGGATGGCGGGGGCGCTGCAGGCGCATATGGTTCAGTTCGTGGCCCCCATGCAGTACAGCCTCATCTCATCCATCACTATGCTCGCAATCATCGTCGTGGGGGGACTCGGCTCCATCCTCGGATCGATAGCGGGGGCCGTCCTCTTTACGATACTTCCCCAGTTCCTCTCTGGGCACGGCGATCTGAACGTCATCGTTACGGGCGCAATCATGGTCGTCATAATAATGCTGGAGCCGCTCGGGATCAGGGGAATCTGGATAAGGCTTAAGGTATACTGGATGATGTGGCCTTTTTAA